DNA sequence from the Candidatus Kaistella beijingensis genome:
TTCTTCAATGAAGGAATTGCTTCCAGTTTTGGAACCAGTTGCACAGGCAGGAAAATCGCTTTTAATTATTTCTGAAGAAGTTGAAGGGGAAGCTTTGGCAACTTTGGTTGTAAATAAATTGAGAGGTTCTTTAAAAATCGCTGCGGTAAAAGCACCGGGATTCGGCGACAGAAGAAAAGCAATGTTAGAAGACATCGCAATTTTAACAGGTGGACAAGTTATCTCCGAAGAAAGAGGATTCACGATGGAAAATGCCACTTTGGAAATGCTGGGAACTGCTGAAAAAGTGACCATCGATAAAGACAATACAACCATCGTAAACGGTGGTGGTGATGAAGCGCAAATTAAAGGTCGCGTAAACCAAATCAAAGCGCAAATGGAAACCACGACTTCCGATTATGACAGAGAAAAACTTCAGGAACGTCTTGCAAAATTAGCAGGAGGTGTTGCAGTTCTTTACGTTGGTGCTGCGTCCGAAGTAGAAATGAAAGAGAAAAAAGACAGAGTTGATGATGCTTTGCATGCAACTCGTGCTGCTGTGGAAGAAGGAATCGTTCCTGGAGGTGGCGTTGCTTTGGTTCGTTCAATTTCATCATTGAATTTTAATGGAGCAAATCTTGACGAAACTACAGGTATTAAAATTGTAAAAAGAGCGATCGAAGAGCCACTTCGTCAAATCGTAGCAAACGCAGGAGGAGAAGGTTCTGTAATCGTTGCAAAAGTAGAGGAAGGAAGCGGAGATTTCGGTTTCAACGCGAAAACTGACGAGTACGTGAATATGTACGAAGCAGGAATTATCGACCCTACAAAAGTAGTTCGTGTTGCGTTGGAAAATGCAGCTTCCGTTGCAGGAATGTTGTTGACAACAGAATGCGTAATCACCGAAATTCCGAGACCAGAAGCAGCAATGCCACCAATGGGAGGAGGAATGCCGGGAATGATGTAGGAACTTTGCAGTCGGCTTTCTGCTTTCTGCAATCCACATAACAAGAAACAAAATCCGTTCAAAAAATTTGAACGGATTTTTTTCTGCGAAACGGCTCCCCTCTTTCAGACGGGGTGTCCAAAAACAAACCCTCTCCAAAATTCCAACTT
Encoded proteins:
- the groL gene encoding chaperonin GroEL (60 kDa chaperone family; promotes refolding of misfolded polypeptides especially under stressful conditions; forms two stacked rings of heptamers to form a barrel-shaped 14mer; ends can be capped by GroES; misfolded proteins enter the barrel where they are refolded when GroES binds) — translated: MAKEIKFDIESRDALKRGVDALANAVKVTLGPKGRNVVIEKSFGAPHVTKDGVSVAKEIELEDKVENMGAQMVKEVASKTNDIAGDGTTTATVLAQAIVREGLKNVAAGANPMDLKRGIDKAVTAVVENLKSQSQVVGDSSEKIKQVAAISANNDDTIGSLIAEAYGKVGKEGVITVEEAKGTDTTVDVVEGMQFDRGYQSPYFVTNPEKMVAELENPYILLVEKKISSMKELLPVLEPVAQAGKSLLIISEEVEGEALATLVVNKLRGSLKIAAVKAPGFGDRRKAMLEDIAILTGGQVISEERGFTMENATLEMLGTAEKVTIDKDNTTIVNGGGDEAQIKGRVNQIKAQMETTTSDYDREKLQERLAKLAGGVAVLYVGAASEVEMKEKKDRVDDALHATRAAVEEGIVPGGGVALVRSISSLNFNGANLDETTGIKIVKRAIEEPLRQIVANAGGEGSVIVAKVEEGSGDFGFNAKTDEYVNMYEAGIIDPTKVVRVALENAASVAGMLLTTECVITEIPRPEAAMPPMGGGMPGMM